The sequence TTTTCTACAACCTACTTTTCAAAATCgccctgtttttttttccctgttcaAATTGTAATCAGCACTAATTTTGAGGACatagatcatttcctttttaaGAATGCCAAAGAATTTGACAATTTTAAGAATGTCCAAGATGCAATGAAAAGCTGTCACATGTGTTAAGGATtacttttaatacttttaaatgtaacatGCTATACTATTAATTTAACTTAACTTCTTAAGGGCTTTACTTCTACTTGACTTGTTACTTCCAAAAAAATACTTATTTGACACTTGTCAAAAACCAAAATTACATATGTAGGACATACGAAGGTTAGGATTCTCATCTAGAATCTAGCAAGTATAGTGGGACTCCTGGGTGCCACCAAATTTGTTTTCTCAAGCATTTCCTTCCTGCAGTTTATTTATCAAGTCACCCTCCTGCTTCAAGGtcattctttctctctctctgcagatCCTGGCACACAGATCCCGATCGATATCCCAAACACAGAGCTTTAATACCCTCTAAACACCACCTGCCAAAATATTTATGCTACCATGTCTTAAAAAGACACTGAGGGAGAGAGTAAGACAGTGAGATGATAAAACTTAATTTTGTAGCTATTTTGCTGATGTTTCAAAATCGTTCAACACTTTCTCTACCCTTTCCATTTCCTCTGTTCATTTAGAGACACAGAACATAGCACAGATAATACATTCAGTATAAAATTTTAACATACTGCTCTTGCTATTGTAACAGACATAGGCCggtaagagctgtgtgtgtaaacctcactcccctgatctcaagaagCGACTGACTCTAGGGACtgtggtctttagcctccttgttagagtgccCGACTCCCAAGCCGGCAGACCCGGGTTCAAGTCCCGcttaaggcctttgcacactgagtctgaAATTCGCATGCAAAATTCCCGTCCGTCATAAAAATATTCagatcaggttcgattttctgcatttttcgcatccgtggcacacattttgagagacgttttgacaattcagagccaccgtacgcgaacgccaaaatccagaatgccatctgacaagttgatccacgtcgtctacagcacaaagcagtagcactgaatgacaaacaacATGCGGAATACAAAGAGACAGAATATAAAACAGACTGTGCCAGTAGTAATGCATCAAActgagccactgacatcctgaagtaaactttgaaatgCTCGGGATAATCACGCAGTTCCTTGATGTGGTGAACTCTcttatttcctctttctttttctctttttaagaagaggacaactaaatcatgctcactgcttgaagactacattttgtattgttttgcaatttttttcgCAACAGattcattaatacgcatcggactcagtgtgcaaggtctctgtgcATGATAAAACACATGTGAAAATTtcagactcagtgtgcaaaggcctttagagtGGGTGGttcgaacaggaggggttaAGGCCTTTGcgcactgagtccgaaattcgcatgcgaaattttcggactcagtgtgcaaaggcctttacaCTATTTCAGAAGTATATAGGCCTGTTATGCACAGTTTGTGAATTATCTGTATACAACAAAGTGCACTACACtatactgtatcccacaatgcgaCATGCTCAACTTTACCTTCTATTTCCAAtgttatcattaactaaaactatatttaataatatatttatgttaattgaataatactgaaaataaaatattacattaaaaacaaactaaacaaaaatattgcTTTACTATTACATttactaactgaaataaaactaaaactgaaataaaaaataattaaattaaatctattttttttaaatgaataaaaattacaaaagcacgaaacaaaaattactaaaaatcattttaaatttactaaactaaattttaaaattaaacatgaaaatataaaaataagctAATTCAAACTAAAACTATAAACTAAATTTATTTACTATAAATGATATTGTCTTACCATTCAGTGCGACTAATGAAATAAAAGTAATCACTGCCGAAACAATATctaaaaccagcctaagctgTTTTGCTGGCCTTAGCTGGTCTCCCATCCTGGTCTATGGGCGCTTTTCTGCTGGTCAGATTGAGAAACCATCTTAAATCAGCTAAAACCTTCTTAAGCTAGCTAAGATTAGCAAACCAGCTATAGGCAGGGTTTTTCAGCAGAGTTATGCTAGAATAAttctagaaaaataaataaataaaacaatgtaaaaatacCATATTTATGGTGCCCAGGATGATAAATAGACAGACTTTCCTGCATTAAACATagtgatgtcatgtgaccacAGTTTAGTATACTGCTGACCGcaatgtttttaaatgcatgtgTGCCACAGTATTTAATAGTATTCCATTATGAACATAGCCAGACTGTGGTAAAAATTTGAACACCTTGTAATTCCCTCCAATATATTCCTCCATGTTCTCTCCCCTCTTATAAAACACACAAAGAGGATGCAGACACCGCCCAGGGTGTCCGGCTGGAGCAGAAGTTCTTTTGTGAGGTTGTGTTATAGGTGTGTTCATCGCGTTGAACGAGTCTTTGTGTTGAGTGTCACTGTGTCATTTTTACTGCCTGTGAGTGTGTCATTAAAGTCTGTGTGTCAGATATAAGTTACATTCCTTCAGTCTATTAAGCGCTTTGAACGATTGACCCTTCTGATTTGTGTGAAGTCATCTGAGATGAACTGCGTATAGATTCATTCTTAAGAGACAGAGCAGAAAGGAGGCATTAAGAGTGGCAGACGTCCCTTTGTGTGTCCGTTACAATGCTGAAGTGAAAGGAGGCAGGATGCTTAACATGCAAATGAGACGAGAGAGAAGGAGAGGTCAGGGTGGACATCACTCAATGTCACATTAACAAGTACTCGTCCCATGATGGGGTATTAAACGCTGAGTGTGAGAGTACGGCAGCTGCCTCTCACTGGCACTTTTCTATAGCGTTTACAAGCAAAAAAATATCTCTGCCAATCTGGACTGATCCCAAAGAGGTtcattcagagaaaaaaaagaaggatgGATGCTCCTTATTCTAATGTGTAATGATTATATATCATGACATACATGACTTCTGATCATCCATCAACTGTTTAACCTTGTGCATCTAAATGAACTATATCGTAAAGCCTGGCAGAAATTACCTCACTTTCTGCCCAATCCCTATTATGCACAATTTGTAAAATACTATCGCACAATGCCATGTGCTTCATTTTACCTGTATTTTCCCGTGTGATGAATGAACCGGAATATCAGCAGCATCTTTGTCTGAATTCTGAATAGCAGGTGATATTACTTCCAGTTCATTTGTCACAGTGAAAACAAAATGTCAAATCATATGGCTGAAATAGTTGGAGTAGTAGGTTTCTGCTATTCAGAATTCAgcctttatttatttccaaGATGGTGTCCGGGTGCCACTCACTGAATAGCCTGTAAATGTAACACAATGAGGTCCTGTGACAACGTTACAGCTGtctgaaacatttatttttgccGACTGCACTATTTCGCATAGTAGCCTGTTTAAAGCAATAATATGCAGTAGTATATACTGAACTGTATTCAGTAGCAGTATGCTagtattccattaaaaaaatatataggatGTCTGACAATCTGTTTTTACTTCTCTGGATCTCCATCATCCATCTAATTCTTTCCATCTTTCCATTTAGTATTCAGATTCTATCATTATTCATTCCTGTGCTCAATTCCAAACTCTGACTACTTGTCATTTCTTCTCCTATTAGACTTTCCATCTACAATTTTTttcacatctctctctcttcatcACTGTGATCTGTGTGCCTTCCATTTGGTTTAATGCTAAAGTCGATGAGAGAGGAAATTTAGTTTGTGCCTTCATAAGAAATGGATAAGTTTAGATCATCATTCTTTCTTCAATACAATTTACAGATATAACCGAGTGTTCTTTGATTTATGTTGCTTTTCCACTCTAGATTTTTTTAAGAAGGCTGTAAATGCTTCTTATGAAGCTTATAGCCTACTTGCTGATCTCGTGTCAGTATAGTAGTTTATCTAGTAATGGCTGATGGTTTAATTTGGATAGGGGAGGCTGTTCCAAAATCAACTTTAACTTCCTCTTCCTATAGCTCTATAAACATTTTAGATGGTGGGCAATAACCATCCCCATAAATGCTCCCTTCAACTGTCTGTGTTACTTACACCAGCCTCATACTGATTTAAAGGCCATTACAGCTCTTCTTACCAAGGGATAAATTCCTAACCGTACCGATTCATTTTCTGGCAGTGAAAGTTTCTGGCTGTTTCTAGCAGTCAAAGAAATGTTATTTCTATGAATGTGATCATGTGCACTATAAATGCATACATAAACAACTGAATTCTACACTATGATTTTTCAAGAGTCAAAAATCACTAGTATTAATTTTATTAGTATTTGTTTTAGACGAGTAACAGAATGCaaagaggggggaaaaaagtgcTGAGATACATTGCAGCTTTAAAAGAGGAACTCTGATCACGTTTTCATAATTGTTAGACATTGCTGCCCCCTAATGGTCAGATGTATGTCACTACGGGCACGGGTTTGTCATCTCTTCAGCAAAGGCAATTGTTGAGGTtgttaaaagaaattaatttttgtaTCCTAAAAACGAATATATTATAGAATATtatgagtttgcatttcaccgtttttattcatttttaaggaatactgaatctggttttgtgcaagtgagatgcaTTCTCTCTAGACCAGGGGTGTCAAAACAAAGCAAAGCTGTCTGATCTGGGGtgatttgaactataataaaagagatgcactagtccacTGGCCATAAATCCAAACGTTTTTCAAACATATCTTTATTCCGGGTTTGCAAACAAACTGTTTTGTaataatttcccaaaatttAATTTGTGGAAATATTTATGAGGTCTGTAAACGGGACATTAACACAGATACACGCAGAATACAAACTCAATGAGGAGAACAGACGCGCCAGCAGAGAAAATACTGCACCATGCACAAGCTCACTGTTCGCGAAAATAGAaagaacaatataaatattgaattagggTTGATAATGAATGTATCTCTGAAGGGAACAGTCTTCAGAAAAGTTTTGATTGCTTTTCCTCTTATCTCTGTATGAAGTAGTAGCCAGCACCAGTACTGCTTTGTGTATAGcagtaaccaaggaaacgctgTATTGCTGCTGTtacataagcgccacctactgtcagagagtgaatttgcattttcattcagtccgtgtgctgattttgttttgtgcaaGTGTCTTATgaagcataatttcacaaagttaaagtcagaccatgctgtttttgctgttaatcTTGAAATGAtagaataatttaaattataaaaacaactgctcatgctcATGTGCATAACATCTTTGTTGGGAATGCAGTGTTTGCCTCTAATATCAAAGGGCttcacatatttttgtttaaagggatagttaaccccaaaaatgaaaattatccgatgatttactcaccctcacgccatcctaggtgtatatgacaatcttctttcagacgaacacaatccgagatatattttaaaatatccttagtccatTTGTGCCCTCCTCCAGTGCTTTAATACAAGGAACACAATATACATATTGCTACATAATGAGCAGTGAAACTTACAGGTTTGGTAAAATGTATCTTTTCCCACGAAGTCTTTTTGTGTAGGGTGGAACCtttgttcttttgtttgtttcttccgGCTTGGTTCTGATGGAACACACGCAAGTACACAAGTACGACATGTTTAATATCaataaattgctttttttttaatctctctGTACATAGGTGTTGACATAGACATATTCTTCAGTTAATGTGataacatttagatatgtgCTGTTGAAAGAGCAGAGTTCGTTCTTCGGGACgcagtgacttttttttataaactttaAGTCTAGTGAATTTATGTAGTAGGGTTTGCAGTAAGCTGAGGGTTTCACTGCTGGGTGTAATTATTAGTTCTTGAAACTTTTCAACAGGCAGCATATGCATGGCATATGTCTATttgtaaaatgatttaaatactGAAAACATCTGTGAATGACCTCTGTATATGCAAAAACGTGGATGAATCATAATATGCAATTTAGTAAATCTTAGTGGAAAGATTTAAACTTCAGAAAACGACAAGAAAGCCTTGAACTCAAAGTCCCAATGAATGGATATCACACACATTATAATACATAAAGCAGATGTCAGTGCATCCTAAAACTGACATCAGCAATTGTCATACTGAGTGATCTAACATAATGCTGAGGATAAAGGCACTGCCTTTACTGCAGACACATATATCATGTTGGCCATTGGTCCTTCAGAGAGGTCATCGGCTGGCCTCCGTTAAACATGTGTGTCTGCTCCCTGAGAGGAGGCGTCAGGGTCTTCTGTACCCCTTCAGCGGTCTGGTGGAGCACCTGTCCTCACAGGTCAATCAGACAGAATTCAACATCTTCCATCCCAGCTTGGAAGAGCTCCGTCAGGCAGAGACACTGTTCACTCCCTCCTCTAAACACGTTATCGACTACTCAACCTCTGCGGTCCGGATGGAGCATGTACCTATTCTTAAACAGCCAGAGGTgagatacattttttattaattgtcatcatcacttaattaaatGATGAAGTacttggatttaaaaaaaaaaaaaaaagggttagaAAAGTGCAGTTAAGTGCCGAAAAGGTCATTGTGCCCAAATGCATTTTGGGGCCCCACAGaactattatatatatttctctGTTTGAGAACCGCTGCACTAGACATTTTGAACTGTGTCTCATGTGCTTTGTGTGTATTACAGGTGTGTTTTATGGGCAGGAGTAATGTGGGGAAGTCGTCTCTCATCCGTGCCTTGTTCTCTCTTGCACCAGAGGTAGATGTGCGAGTCTCTAAAACTGCGGTGAGTCTAATATGTTATGAATGTTCTCCACTGTTCACTCCTTTGTGCTCAGAGGTTGATAATTCTCAATCTTTATTATGACACAGGGCCACACCAAAAAGCTTAATTTCTTTACTGTGGGAAAGGCATTTACTCTTGTAGACATGCCTGGGTATGGACACATGGCCCCACGGGACTTTGTAGATATGGTTGAACCATACCTTCAAGAGCGTCAAAAGTAGGTTGATGATGTTTTCATGATACTGATATTTCTTCTTGTGTGCTTGTGTTGAGATTAAAAAGTAGTCAGTGTACTATATATAGTTATGGAAGTCTTAGATTTCCTTTTTTGATTTCCTTATTTATGTGTTTCTAGTCTGGTGAGGACATTCTTGTTGGTGGATGGAGGTGCAGGTCTGCAGAAGGCAGATTTAGTTGCTGTGGAGATGTGCCAGGAGTTCAATTTGCCTTTTGTGGTGAGTGTTTGTCTCTCATGCTCTTACCATGACTGTCCAGCATGGGGCAATAGAGTACTGTACACTTTTAGCAACATCTCAGCCTAGATCAGTGGTTCTTAACCAGGGCCTcagcttctttctttcttccttccttctttGAAGAACCGGGGTTGCCACTGTGTAGAAGACCCTAGATATTTGAGGCAGCctaattttaaaagtgtgatttctaGACCTGAAAAAGTCATgcaattttataaaattttataaCTCCATGGgaatttttacacattttatgaaTATGAATTTTCTATTTATGCCAAGCtctaaaatttttaatttacacaAACTTGACCAAAACCATATTCATAAGTGATTTGATATCCATGTGGAGAGTCAGTCCTAAAGATTGGGTTAAAAATACTAATAAGAATTGATTTTAGTGTCAAGAAGTGCAAAATACTTTTTCAACTCAAAGGTTTATAAGGTTTTAACCCATTTTCTCTTTGTGTCATGTTTTAGCTGGTGGTAACAAAAATAGACCGAACCCGACAGGGCGCTTTATTGGCTCTTGTTCTACAGCTTCGGGACTTTATTAAAAATCAAACCAGCACGTGTTTCCCACAGCCATTTCTTGTAAGGTGAGATATATAGACACACAtcatcataataataatcattttgcTTCACACATACAGGTTTAATCAATGGGATTTTTTATGctgaaattatataaatataatttaactcCATAAATTCATAATCACTTTTGCTGGAAGACTATCACAAGTCAGTTTTAAAAGAACCTCATGTTCGTCAGCAAGATAACATTATCTAGGTGTCAAATCAGCAGATTTTGCAACAAcaatgtagaaaatatcacagaaaaCCAAGCCCTGGAGTGAAAGGGAAATGGACTAGACTGAAAGGTCTCATATACTGACCCAGATCCTAATTGTTGAGCCCTGACAGAATATATACAGTGGGCttcacaaatattggcacccttggtaaatatgagtaaaactgactgaaattttgtttttgcattttttcctCTTAGTCTTTCATTTTCAATTAAAGTCAAATAGTTGACAGAAAAAATTCttatcataaaacattttttttttttctgaaatatatgtattccgtaattattggcaccccttcATTTAATACTTTGTGTAACATCcctttgccaagataacagctctggaTCTTCTTCTGTAATGCATAGTAAGGTTGATGAACAATATGGCAAGAGATCCATGCTTGTGGACTCTTTTCTTCAGCTCATCCCACAGCTGCCATGTCTATGGCAAAATCTTCATCCTGCAGTCAGTGAACTATTCTGTTgcttattttgtatttttgtttgctTTGGATTGTTGTCAAGATGGAAAATCCAACCACTGACCAGTTTAAACGTCCTGACAGTCAGAAAGGTGTTGATTTAATATCTGCTGGTACTTGACAGAGTTTATGATACTAACAAGTTGTCCAGGGTCTTTGGAAGAAAATTACCCCCACAGCATTAACGATCCACCACCAAACATCACAGTGCGGATAAGGTACTTTTCTTCATGGCTATGCTTCTGTCTATGCCAAACCCATCTGTGGTGTTTTTCCAAAACCATAAAACCCAGTCCCACTGAAATTTCCAGTAATGTGTGGCAAACAGTAGGTGCATGAGATTGCTGTTTGATGTCACCAAAGACTTTTTGTATTCCGACCTTCCCAAACAAGTTGTGGTTAGTGGTGCCAGCattttttggagaaaaacatacttatttaatttatttcacatttatattttgtaaaattaccTTCAATTAAAGGTTAcattttttgtgaatattttaatttgaaagacTAAGAGGAGAAATGGCAAAAACACATTTCCACGGTCAGTTTTGCTCAtttttaccaagggtgccaatatttatGGAgccctttttattcatcaaagaaacctggaaaaaaatgtattacacgttccataaaaatattaagcagcacagctgttttcaacatattAAGAAATTATACTTGAGTGCTAAATCAGCactttagaatgatttctgaatgattgtgacactgaagactggagtcaTTGCTGTTGAGAAGTCAACTTTgccttcacaggaataaattatattatagaaaacattttggtcacactttatattaaggggccttaactactatgtacttacatttaaattaataatttgatacaatgcacttattgtgtacatacatgtttttacattgtatttatagtttaaaaacacctgcatgtaactacatatgtaattaatttctgttattacatttataattacactgttgacccaacccttacaccttacccccacccttaaacctacccataccaccaaagctttccctaaccttacccgtatcccacctcaatagcagcaaaagtgatttgcaattcaatatgaacccaataagtacattgtacctattttttgatgtaagtacatagtagttaaggccacttaatataaagtgggaccaacatTTTTGAtgtgtaatatttcacaatattactataatgcttctttcaaaaaaaaattccaatcccaaacttttgaatgatagtatGTGTGTGATAATCTGCCTTTATCGCCTACATCAAAGTTATTTCCTAATTGTATCAGCAAAGGTCATCTTACTGATGCGTGTTTGAGCAGTGATAATCCTTAGTCACTTCTTTTGGTTTTTATGTCAGTCAGTTTGGTTTTAATGTGGTCAGATGGTTATCAGCTTGATAAGATAAGGCTAGGGGTTCTGGAAACAGTTGCACTGGCTTTTGTCAATACAGGAAGTCACTTTTTCACAGATAAGGTGATAAGTAGCATACATTATAAC is a genomic window of Chanodichthys erythropterus isolate Z2021 chromosome 14, ASM2448905v1, whole genome shotgun sequence containing:
- the gtpbp8 gene encoding GTP-binding protein 8 isoform X1, translating into MLRIKALPLLQTHISCWPLVLQRGHRLASVKHVCLLPERRRQGLLYPFSGLVEHLSSQVNQTEFNIFHPSLEELRQAETLFTPSSKHVIDYSTSAVRMEHVPILKQPEVCFMGRSNVGKSSLIRALFSLAPEVDVRVSKTAGHTKKLNFFTVGKAFTLVDMPGYGHMAPRDFVDMVEPYLQERQNLVRTFLLVDGGAGLQKADLVAVEMCQEFNLPFVLVVTKIDRTRQGALLALVLQLRDFIKNQTSTCFPQPFLVSSVQFSGIYLLRCFIAHVTGNLQLTTKQLGGNPCYWFQDSCSSV
- the gtpbp8 gene encoding GTP-binding protein 8 isoform X2, with product MLRIKALPLLQTHISCWPLVLQRGHRLASVKHVCLLPERRRQGLLYPFSGLVEHLSSQVNQTEFNIFHPSLEELRQAETLFTPSSKHVIDYSTSAVRMEHVPILKQPEVCFMGRSNVGKSSLIRALFSLAPEVDVRVSKTAGHTKKLNFFTVGKAFTLVDMPGYGHMAPRDFVDMVEPYLQERQNLVRTFLLVDGGAGLQKADLVAVEMCQEFNLPFVLVVTKIDRTRQGALLALVLQLRDFIKNQTSTCFPQPFLVSSVQFSGIYLLRCFIAHVTGNLQLTTKQFIWTLTP